One Papaver somniferum cultivar HN1 chromosome 10, ASM357369v1, whole genome shotgun sequence genomic window carries:
- the LOC113315611 gene encoding uncharacterized protein LOC113315611, whose protein sequence is MVIIEELEEIEFITNNEELEEEYMMNDEEMEEMEFSINNEEMEEMEFNMNNEEMEVMEFSMNNEEMEETDSNPCFPETTTETLEETTHAGESGVPTRNKKNLTNEQRLSIFHFLLKESNKGRVQKGSVPKAAQLFSVSESTVKRIWKRGKDCKAKDLPFDVSSRKPTRVGPKPRKVDLSKIMEIPLRQRTSIRSIVEALNMPKSTVHRHIKKGAIKKHTNAIKPAFTVDTKKTRLEFCLGMLELNPYKDNIMVKAMYDVIHIDEKWFFMTKATENYYLHPEETEPYRTCQSKRYIKKVMFLAAVARPRRQQSERAKIVRLEHSKINQLNQRTKTLQELV, encoded by the exons ATGGTGATAATCGAGGAGCTGGAGGAGATTGAATTCATTACGAACAACGAAGAACTGGAGGAGGAGTACATGATGAATGACGAAGAGATGGAGGAGATGGAGTTCAGTATAAACAATGAAGAGATGGAGGAGATGGAGTTCAATATGAACAATGAAGAGATGGAGGTGATGGAGTTCAGTATGAACAATGAAGAGATGGAGGAGACGGATTCAAACCCTTGTTTCCCAGAAACAACCACAGAAACTCTTGAAGAAACGACACATGCTGGAGAATCAGGTGTTCccaccagaaacaaaaaaaatctcaCAAATGAACAACGTCTAAGTATTTTCCATTTCTTATTGAAAGAGAGTAACAAGGGAAGAGTGCAAAAAGGCTCGGTTCCAAAGGCAGCGCAACTATTTTCAGTATCAGAGTCTACAGTAAAACGTATATGGAAACGAGGAAAAGATTGTAAAGCAAAGGATTTACCTTTTGACGTGTCTTCACGAAAACCAACCAGAGTTGGTCCTAAACCCAGGAAGGTTGATTTAAGCAAGATTATGGAAATCCCATTGCGACAACGTACTAGCATAAGGTCCATTGTCGAAGCTCTGAATATGCCCAAGTCAACTGTACATAGACACATCAAGAAAGGAGCGATTAAAAAACACACAAACGCAATAAAACCAGCCTTCACTGTGGACACCAAGAAAACACGGTTAGAATTCTGTTTGGGAATGCTTGAGCTTAACCCTTACAAGGATAATATAATGGTCAAGGCCATGTATGATGTTATACATATAGATGAGAAGTGGTTTTTCATGACAAAAGCAACAGAGAATTACTACCTTCATCCGGAAGAAACCGAACCATATCGTACATGTCAAAGTAAAAGATACATTAAAAAGGTGATGTTTTTGGCAGCAGTAGCTCGTCCTAG GAGGCAGCAAAGCGAACGAGCAAAAATCGTCCGGCTGGAACACTCGAAGATAAACCAATTGAATCAGCGAACAAAGACGTTACAAGAGCTTGTTTGA